One part of the Marinilabiliales bacterium genome encodes these proteins:
- the clpP gene encoding ATP-dependent Clp endopeptidase proteolytic subunit ClpP encodes MSKEKDFRKYATGHLGISGSRIDSYQSLLNAYISPTIIEERQLNIATMDVFSRLMMDRIIFLGLPIDDYVANIVQAQLLYLESSDPSKDIQIYINSPGGSVHAGLGIYDTMQYIGSDVSTICTGMAASMAAILLAAGTKGKRSGLKHSRMMIHQPMGGAQGPVSDIEITVREIQKLKKELYDIIAHHTGKPFNQVEKDSDRDFWMTSEEAKKYGMIDEVLVRNSKKSK; translated from the coding sequence ATGAGCAAAGAGAAAGATTTCCGCAAATATGCCACCGGCCATCTCGGGATCAGCGGGTCGAGGATCGACAGCTACCAGTCGCTGCTGAACGCATACATATCGCCTACCATTATCGAGGAGAGGCAGCTTAACATTGCCACGATGGATGTATTCTCCCGCCTTATGATGGACAGGATAATTTTTCTGGGACTACCTATAGACGATTACGTTGCCAACATTGTCCAGGCCCAGCTTCTGTACCTGGAGTCGTCGGATCCCTCAAAAGACATACAAATATATATTAACAGTCCCGGAGGCTCGGTGCATGCCGGACTGGGAATCTATGACACCATGCAGTACATTGGCTCAGACGTGTCAACCATCTGCACAGGGATGGCAGCATCGATGGCCGCCATACTGCTGGCTGCCGGCACCAAAGGCAAGCGTTCGGGGCTTAAGCATTCGAGAATGATGATACACCAGCCGATGGGCGGAGCCCAGGGGCCCGTGTCGGATATCGAGATAACGGTGCGCGAGATCCAGAAGCTCAAGAAGGAGCTTTACGACATCATTGCACACCACACCGGGAAACCCTTCAACCAGGTTGAGAAAGACTCCGACCGGGACTTCTGGATGACCTCCGAGGAGGCTAAGAAGTACGGCATGATTGACGAGGTACTGGTCAGGAACAGCAAGAAGTCGAAATAG
- a CDS encoding rod shape-determining protein MreD has translation MIKVILRNILRIIVLVLFQVFILNNIQISGFVNPYFYVLFIILLPFETPGWLLLSLAFVLGLSIDLFSNTPGMHASATVFMAFVRPSALGYFAPRDGYVTGTFPRIYYYGFSWFFQYAAILILSHHFFLFYIEVFRLSDFFHTFTRVILSSAFTLFLVVISQYFIYRR, from the coding sequence ATGATTAAGGTAATCCTGCGTAACATATTGCGTATCATAGTCCTTGTATTGTTCCAGGTATTTATTCTGAACAATATCCAGATCAGCGGATTTGTGAATCCCTATTTCTATGTGCTTTTTATAATCCTTCTGCCTTTTGAAACACCGGGGTGGCTGCTCCTCAGCCTTGCATTTGTGCTGGGATTATCGATTGACCTATTCTCGAATACGCCCGGAATGCATGCCTCTGCTACGGTATTCATGGCATTTGTCAGGCCTTCGGCTCTGGGATATTTTGCACCCCGTGACGGATATGTCACGGGCACATTTCCAAGAATATATTACTACGGTTTTTCGTGGTTCTTTCAATATGCAGCAATACTCATACTTTCTCACCATTTTTTTCTGTTCTATATTGAGGTCTTCAGATTGAGCGATTTTTTTCACACTTTTACACGGGTAATCCTAAGCAGTGCATTTACACTGTTCCTTGTGGTGATTAGCCAGTATTTTATCTACCGCCGGTAA
- the purH gene encoding bifunctional phosphoribosylaminoimidazolecarboxamide formyltransferase/IMP cyclohydrolase PurH encodes MSTLRKFSSAFISVWHKGSLEKIAEALKKLDIRIYSTGGTADFIEKYNIPVIRVESLTGYPSILGGRVKTLHPKIFGGILARSDVDSDNIELEKYGIPRVDLVITDLYPFEATVAEGRSETEVIEKIDIGGISLIRAAAKNFRDVLIIPSRDHYPALLEILEKKEGSTTLEERKEMAGEAFRISSRYDTAIYNWFTGTESDSFSVNFRNGRKLRYGENPHQSAVYYEDEGFPFKQLHGKEISYNNLLDIDAACQLIAEFDETTFAILKHNNACGLASADDLCSAYKAALAGDPVSAFGGVLVTNREIDNATAAEMDNLFFEVIIAPGYSDEALEILKGKKNRIILIAENVTLPDKVIRTVTGGVLVQDSDTRTESASGLKVVTQNPPGERETSDLLFANKIVKHTKSNAIVLAKNSQLIGSGAGQTSRVDALKHAIEKARTGGFDLNGAVMASDAFFPFADSVEIAGEAGITAVIQPGGSVRDKDSIDFCNQHNMKMVFTGVRHFRH; translated from the coding sequence ATGAGCACTTTAAGAAAATTCTCCTCGGCATTTATCTCAGTCTGGCACAAGGGATCCCTTGAAAAGATAGCAGAGGCACTTAAGAAACTTGATATCCGGATATATTCAACCGGAGGAACGGCCGATTTTATTGAAAAGTACAATATTCCCGTCATCCGTGTTGAAAGCCTTACCGGTTACCCCTCAATCCTTGGAGGGAGGGTCAAGACCCTGCACCCAAAGATTTTCGGAGGCATACTGGCAAGAAGTGATGTGGATTCTGACAATATTGAACTTGAAAAATACGGTATTCCCAGGGTTGACCTGGTCATAACAGACCTGTACCCATTTGAAGCAACAGTGGCTGAAGGGAGATCTGAAACAGAGGTTATCGAAAAGATCGACATCGGCGGTATTTCACTGATAAGAGCGGCTGCCAAGAACTTCAGGGACGTCCTGATAATTCCATCGAGGGATCATTACCCGGCACTCCTGGAAATTCTTGAAAAGAAGGAGGGGTCAACAACCCTCGAAGAGAGAAAAGAAATGGCCGGCGAGGCATTCAGGATTTCATCACGTTACGATACCGCTATTTATAACTGGTTTACCGGGACCGAAAGCGACAGTTTCTCCGTTAACTTCCGAAACGGCCGTAAGCTGAGGTACGGTGAAAACCCCCACCAGAGTGCCGTTTATTATGAAGATGAAGGGTTCCCCTTCAAACAGCTTCACGGCAAAGAGATATCATACAATAACCTGCTTGATATAGATGCCGCCTGTCAGCTGATCGCCGAGTTCGACGAAACAACATTTGCAATACTGAAGCATAATAATGCTTGCGGACTTGCTTCAGCAGATGATCTGTGCAGTGCCTATAAAGCGGCTCTTGCCGGAGATCCCGTATCTGCATTCGGCGGCGTGCTGGTCACCAACCGGGAAATAGACAACGCCACGGCGGCCGAGATGGACAACCTTTTCTTTGAAGTGATCATTGCACCCGGTTACAGTGATGAAGCGCTGGAGATACTGAAAGGAAAGAAAAACAGGATAATTCTTATAGCTGAAAATGTCACGCTGCCTGATAAGGTCATCAGAACCGTTACCGGGGGTGTCCTGGTGCAGGACAGTGACACACGCACGGAGTCTGCATCAGGGCTAAAAGTGGTTACACAAAATCCGCCCGGCGAAAGGGAAACATCCGATCTTCTGTTTGCCAACAAGATAGTAAAGCATACAAAGTCAAATGCAATTGTACTGGCAAAGAACAGTCAGCTCATAGGAAGCGGAGCGGGCCAGACTTCCAGGGTTGACGCCCTGAAGCATGCAATTGAAAAAGCCAGGACCGGAGGTTTCGACCTGAATGGCGCCGTAATGGCATCTGATGCGTTTTTCCCGTTCGCCGATTCCGTTGAAATTGCCGGTGAAGCAGGTATAACTGCAGTAATACAGCCGGGTGGATCGGTAAGGGACAAGGACTCGATTGATTTTTGCAATCAGCACAATATGAAGATGGTCTTTACAGGTGTAAGGCACTTCAGGCATTAG
- the mreC gene encoding rod shape-determining protein MreC, whose amino-acid sequence MRNLIRFILNNHFALLFILLEATALVLVFQNNNYQNTVAFNVSRNISGFINTRIHTLTQYLSLQEANQALHEENRMLRNELLSSYRIATPLPEEAGPTGEWERRYNYIPANVIANSVNKQYNYISLDRGALHGIEPEMAVISGSGVAGIVTGVSDNFSTVLPLLNSDLRISSKLKNTGYFGSLFWDGTDPEKATLTDIPHHVILNRGDSVVTSGFSAIFPEGIMVGTITDFEIYGGNFWAVTVRLSTDFRKLNHVYVIQDLLREELLELEEASEYD is encoded by the coding sequence ATGCGCAATCTGATAAGATTCATACTGAACAACCATTTCGCCCTGCTGTTCATTCTTCTTGAAGCAACAGCGCTTGTGCTGGTTTTTCAGAATAACAATTATCAGAACACTGTTGCATTCAATGTTTCAAGAAACATAAGCGGTTTTATCAATACGAGGATCCACACACTTACCCAATACTTAAGCCTTCAGGAGGCTAACCAGGCTCTCCACGAGGAGAACCGCATGCTGAGAAACGAACTGCTTTCTTCATACCGTATTGCAACACCACTGCCTGAGGAAGCCGGGCCAACAGGAGAATGGGAAAGACGCTACAACTATATACCCGCAAATGTTATTGCCAACTCGGTCAATAAGCAATACAATTACATAAGCCTTGACCGGGGAGCTCTTCACGGTATCGAGCCAGAAATGGCTGTTATCTCGGGAAGCGGCGTGGCTGGAATCGTTACTGGTGTGTCAGATAATTTTTCAACGGTATTACCCCTCCTGAATAGCGATCTGAGAATCAGTTCTAAACTTAAGAATACCGGATACTTCGGTTCTCTGTTCTGGGACGGCACAGATCCGGAAAAGGCAACTCTGACAGATATCCCCCACCATGTTATTCTCAACAGGGGCGATTCGGTTGTGACCTCAGGGTTTTCGGCCATCTTTCCGGAAGGGATAATGGTGGGGACCATTACCGATTTTGAAATTTACGGGGGAAACTTCTGGGCTGTAACAGTAAGGTTGTCCACCGATTTCAGAAAACTAAACCATGTTTATGTGATTCAGGATCTGCTCAGGGAAGAATTACTTGAACTGGAAGAAGCTTCAGAATATGATTAA
- the rsmA gene encoding ribosomal RNA small subunit methyltransferase A, with product MYPVNPKKRLGQHFLADKNIAAKITRALTMNGYRDVIEIGPGTGILTSYLLDNSNINLRLVEVDPDSVSYLKVRFPGSDAIIEEEDFLKYPLSRNYTEPVAIIGNFPYNISSQIFFRILDNRHIVKEVVCMVQKEVATRIVSPPGSKTYGILSVLLQAYYHTEMLFTVPPQVFVPPPKVTSAVLRLTRRIKKDEPGNELQETKLVRFAIPDCNEDLFFRVVKTAFNQRRKMLRNSLAPLLPELQETELLSRRPEQLSPAGFTELTNLIETKKAQGK from the coding sequence ATGTACCCTGTTAACCCGAAAAAAAGACTCGGACAACACTTTCTGGCCGACAAAAACATAGCGGCAAAAATTACCCGAGCCCTCACAATGAATGGGTACAGGGATGTGATTGAAATAGGACCCGGCACCGGTATTCTGACATCCTACCTGCTTGATAACAGCAACATAAACCTGAGGCTTGTCGAGGTTGATCCCGATTCCGTCAGTTACCTGAAGGTCCGTTTCCCCGGATCTGATGCGATCATTGAAGAGGAAGATTTCCTTAAATACCCGCTTTCGCGGAATTATACGGAGCCGGTGGCAATCATCGGAAACTTCCCGTATAACATTTCAAGCCAGATATTCTTCAGGATACTTGATAACCGCCATATTGTAAAAGAGGTGGTATGCATGGTGCAGAAAGAGGTGGCAACAAGGATCGTTTCACCGCCGGGGTCAAAGACATACGGCATTCTGAGCGTACTGCTGCAGGCGTATTACCACACAGAAATGCTTTTTACAGTTCCGCCGCAGGTTTTTGTGCCGCCTCCAAAGGTGACTTCGGCGGTTCTGAGGCTGACCCGGAGAATTAAAAAGGATGAACCCGGGAATGAATTACAGGAAACCAAATTAGTGAGGTTTGCCATACCGGATTGCAATGAAGATCTTTTTTTCAGAGTGGTGAAAACGGCATTCAACCAGAGAAGGAAGATGCTCAGGAACTCACTGGCCCCCCTCCTTCCGGAACTTCAGGAAACCGAATTGCTATCCAGGCGGCCGGAGCAGCTTTCGCCAGCCGGCTTTACCGAGCTTACAAACCTTATAGAAACAAAAAAGGCGCAAGGGAAGTGA
- a CDS encoding ABC transporter permease: MILIKLLKESLIFAFSNVMVNKLRTLLSLLGITIGIFAIISVFTIVDSLERNIRENIAQLGDNVIYVQKWPWAFDADYAWWVYMRRPVPDLRDYEEIRRRSQNAEAVVFSVSTGGMVRYNGTYLENTGIWANSHEFETIRHFELERGRYFTPFESATGRNLAIIGHEISQRLFGGMDPLGREIQISGRRVTVIGVATREGMDMVGGGSLDEMVLIPLNFARTMYNIRSDRLNPMIMVKALPGVSNQELIDELRQVLRSARRLSPAADDNFALNQVSAISQGLDQIFVMINLVGWIIGGFSILVGGFGIANIMFVSVKERTNIIGIQKSLGAKNYFILLQFLYESLLLALAGGIIGLLLIFGGTVLISSTSDFNITLTGGNIGLGLFVSAVIGIIAGYAPAYAASRLNPVEAINHTF, from the coding sequence ATGATTTTAATAAAGTTACTAAAGGAGAGTCTGATATTTGCCTTTAGCAATGTGATGGTGAACAAGCTTCGCACCCTGCTTTCACTTCTGGGAATAACCATTGGAATATTCGCCATTATATCGGTATTTACGATTGTAGACTCGCTGGAAAGAAATATAAGGGAGAATATTGCACAGCTTGGTGACAATGTTATTTATGTTCAGAAATGGCCATGGGCCTTTGATGCCGATTATGCATGGTGGGTCTATATGAGGCGGCCTGTTCCCGACTTACGTGATTATGAGGAGATACGGCGAAGGTCGCAGAATGCTGAGGCGGTTGTTTTCTCGGTTTCCACCGGCGGGATGGTAAGGTATAATGGGACCTACCTTGAAAATACCGGGATATGGGCAAATTCTCACGAATTTGAGACTATACGGCATTTTGAGCTTGAGCGCGGAAGGTACTTTACCCCGTTTGAATCTGCCACCGGCCGCAACCTTGCCATTATCGGCCATGAGATCTCGCAGCGGCTGTTCGGTGGTATGGATCCCCTGGGCCGTGAAATCCAGATCTCGGGGAGAAGGGTAACCGTGATAGGTGTTGCTACCCGTGAGGGAATGGATATGGTTGGGGGCGGGAGTCTTGATGAGATGGTGCTAATTCCGCTCAATTTTGCCAGGACAATGTATAATATCAGGTCAGACCGGCTAAACCCGATGATCATGGTAAAAGCACTCCCCGGTGTGTCGAACCAGGAGCTGATAGATGAACTGCGACAGGTATTGAGATCGGCAAGAAGGCTTTCGCCGGCGGCAGACGACAATTTTGCCCTGAACCAGGTTAGCGCTATAAGCCAGGGACTTGATCAGATTTTTGTGATGATCAACCTCGTGGGATGGATTATCGGGGGGTTTTCAATACTTGTCGGCGGGTTCGGCATTGCCAATATTATGTTTGTTTCAGTTAAAGAGAGGACAAACATAATCGGAATACAGAAATCCCTTGGGGCCAAGAATTATTTTATTTTGCTGCAATTCCTTTACGAATCGTTACTGCTGGCGCTTGCCGGAGGAATCATCGGGTTGCTGCTCATCTTCGGGGGAACGGTCCTTATTAGCAGCACCTCCGATTTTAACATAACACTTACCGGGGGTAATATCGGGCTGGGATTGTTCGTTTCGGCAGTTATAGGGATAATTGCAGGCTATGCCCCGGCATATGCAGCATCCCGCCTCAATCCGGTTGAAGCGATTAACCATACCTTCTGA
- a CDS encoding rod shape-determining protein, producing the protein MGLFSFLTQELAIDLGTANTIIIHNDKIVVDEPSIVAIDQKTGKLIAIGEKARQMHGKTHENIKTVRPLRDGVIADFNAAEQMIRGMIKIINNKPRLFSPSLKMVVCIPSGSTEVEVRAVRDSSEHAGGRDVFLIFEPMAASIGIGIDVEAPDGSMIVDIGGGTTEIAVIALGGIVCNKSIRVAGDSFTSDIQAYMRHQHNIKIGERTAEDIKINVGSALPDLDNPPPDYIVRGPNLMTAMPVEIPVSYQEIAHCLDKSISKVESAVLSVLEQTPPELYADIVNRGINMAGGGALLRGLSKRLTDKINIPFHVAEDPLHAVARGTAIALKNVDKFSFLMR; encoded by the coding sequence ATGGGCCTATTTTCTTTTTTGACGCAGGAACTTGCTATTGATCTCGGTACTGCGAATACCATTATCATCCACAATGATAAAATTGTTGTAGACGAACCCTCAATTGTTGCAATTGACCAGAAAACCGGAAAGCTGATTGCCATTGGCGAGAAAGCCAGGCAGATGCACGGGAAGACGCATGAAAACATCAAAACGGTAAGACCTTTGCGTGATGGGGTAATAGCCGACTTCAACGCAGCAGAGCAGATGATCAGGGGGATGATCAAGATAATCAACAACAAGCCCAGGCTGTTCAGCCCGTCTCTTAAAATGGTGGTATGCATCCCTTCGGGCAGTACAGAGGTGGAGGTCCGCGCTGTGAGGGACTCATCCGAACATGCCGGCGGAAGAGACGTGTTCCTGATCTTTGAGCCCATGGCAGCCTCCATAGGCATCGGAATAGACGTCGAGGCCCCCGACGGGAGCATGATAGTGGATATTGGCGGAGGCACCACAGAGATCGCGGTTATCGCACTGGGGGGAATTGTCTGCAATAAGTCCATCAGGGTTGCAGGCGACAGCTTTACGAGCGACATACAGGCCTACATGAGGCACCAGCACAATATAAAAATTGGCGAACGTACAGCCGAAGATATAAAGATAAATGTGGGCTCGGCCCTGCCCGACCTCGATAATCCGCCTCCTGACTATATTGTCAGAGGACCGAACCTGATGACTGCCATGCCGGTAGAAATACCGGTCTCCTACCAGGAAATTGCCCACTGCCTTGATAAATCTATTTCCAAGGTCGAGTCGGCCGTGCTGAGCGTTCTGGAACAGACACCGCCTGAGCTTTATGCCGATATCGTAAACCGGGGTATCAATATGGCAGGCGGAGGGGCACTCCTGAGAGGACTGTCAAAGCGTCTGACCGACAAGATCAATATACCGTTCCACGTGGCAGAGGACCCTCTTCATGCTGTTGCAAGAGGAACGGCAATTGCACTGAAAAACGTTGATAAGTTTTCATTCCTTATGAGATAA
- the clpX gene encoding ATP-dependent Clp protease ATP-binding subunit ClpX yields the protein MAYSNDKKSERCSFCGRTKKETNLLIAGVSGHICDSCAEQAYGIVKEEVKSKAELDLQHIKLLKPIEIKAFLDQYVIGQDEAKKFLSVAVYNHYKRLMQGNHRDDQDVEIEKSNIILVGETGTGKTLLARTIARMLHIPFTIVDATVLTEAGYVGEDIESILTRLLQVSDYNVESAERGIVFIDEIDKIARKSDNPSITRDVSGEGVQQGLLKLLEGSVVNVPPQGGRKHPDQKMIPVNTKNILFICGGAFDGIEKKIAQRLNTKVVGYTAAAKAEQVDRENLLQYIAPQDLKSYGLIPEIIGRLPVLTYLKPLDRATLRSILTEPKNSMIKQYVKLFKMDGIDLEINEEVLEYIVDKAIEFKLGARGLRSICEAIMIDPMFEMPSGKNGKLHIDIKFAREKIEKINFKKLKVA from the coding sequence ATGGCTTATTCGAACGATAAAAAATCGGAAAGGTGCTCTTTCTGCGGCAGGACCAAAAAGGAGACCAACCTGCTGATTGCCGGTGTATCCGGGCACATATGCGATTCATGCGCCGAACAGGCCTACGGCATAGTGAAGGAGGAGGTGAAATCAAAGGCCGAACTCGACCTTCAGCACATCAAGCTTCTGAAGCCGATCGAAATAAAGGCCTTCCTCGACCAGTACGTGATCGGACAGGATGAGGCCAAAAAATTCCTTTCGGTGGCCGTGTATAACCATTACAAGAGGCTTATGCAGGGCAATCATCGCGATGATCAGGATGTGGAGATCGAAAAATCGAACATCATCCTGGTGGGAGAGACAGGCACTGGCAAAACGCTGCTTGCACGCACCATCGCACGCATGCTGCACATACCATTTACAATTGTAGACGCCACGGTACTGACCGAAGCGGGATACGTGGGCGAGGATATTGAAAGCATACTTACGAGGCTGCTGCAGGTTTCCGATTACAATGTAGAATCGGCCGAAAGGGGTATTGTTTTCATTGATGAGATTGATAAAATTGCACGTAAAAGCGACAATCCCTCGATAACCCGCGATGTGAGCGGCGAGGGGGTACAGCAGGGCCTGCTCAAGCTGCTTGAGGGATCGGTGGTTAATGTACCGCCACAGGGTGGCCGCAAGCACCCCGACCAGAAAATGATCCCGGTCAACACCAAAAATATACTGTTCATCTGCGGCGGAGCCTTCGACGGCATTGAAAAAAAGATCGCCCAGAGGCTGAACACCAAGGTGGTGGGATACACGGCAGCAGCAAAGGCTGAGCAGGTTGACAGGGAAAACCTCCTGCAGTACATTGCCCCACAGGATCTGAAGTCATACGGGCTGATACCCGAGATCATCGGCAGGCTTCCTGTTCTGACTTATCTCAAGCCCCTTGACAGGGCTACACTCCGCTCCATTCTGACCGAGCCGAAAAATTCGATGATAAAGCAGTATGTCAAGCTATTCAAAATGGACGGCATAGACCTGGAGATAAATGAGGAGGTGCTTGAGTACATTGTCGACAAGGCTATCGAGTTCAAGCTTGGTGCGCGCGGACTGCGTTCAATATGCGAAGCCATAATGATCGATCCGATGTTCGAGATGCCTTCGGGCAAGAATGGAAAGCTCCATATTGATATCAAGTTTGCCCGCGAAAAAATTGAAAAGATCAACTTCAAGAAGCTCAAGGTGGCCTGA